GCCTTCGATTGCATGCTGTCTCTGATTCTCAATTCGACGGATCTCTTACGTTTTACATCTGGGAAATTCGAATTCGAGATAAAAATCTAGTCTTTTGGGGGTATTTGATCGGAGTCAAAAATTTCGTTTTTTCGAGTTgctttgttatatcttaatttgaTCCATATCGTGATGCTTGATCACTTTTCTATGGGAAAGCTCACATTTTTTTGATCATCAATGTGTTGGCAGGTGATAAGAGCATATGCTGTGAACAAACCTTGGGCGTTAGGTTTTCTGATGGATATTTTTGGGGCTTTGTTGATGCTCAGAGCTCTTTCTCTTGCTCCTGTAAGTTCAAAGATTTTGAGATGTCTAGTATTCATAATTGGCTCTGCTTCTTTACCTTAGACACTGACTCTTTCATAACCTGTTGTTAGGTGTCTGTTGTTCAGCCAGTTTCGGGATGTGGACTTGCCATTCTTTCTGTCTTTTCGCATTTTTATCTTAAGGAAGTCATGAATGTTTTTGACTGGATTGGGATCACCGTCGCTGGCATTGGCACCATAGGTAACTTTTGAGAAGATGTGACAGTAGAGAAAACTCACTCACCTATTATAATTTTGAGGATTTTGCTGTAGGAGTTGGTGCTGGTGGTGAGGAGCAAAAAGCATCTTTGATATCTGTCTTCCAGTTACTCTGGCTAGCTCTTGTTGTTGCCATCTTGTTTGTAGGTACCTTTCATCTATGGTATTTCATAAGAAAAGTCTGTCTCTTTTGGCGTCATCTCATTTCCATCTTTTTGGCTTTTCCTTTATCTGTATATATCGTTTCTAAGTCTGACTATTAGAACAAATGGGTTTAATATAATTCCTTTTCATCTGGACTATCGGATACTAGTATCATTTAATTAGTTTGTTAATGGCAAAGTTTCTGATCACTCTCTTGTGTTGAATTTTTGAAACAAGGTACTACTAAATGCGTGGCTTCATATCTATAAACGCCAGCGCAGGGAGCAGGAACTGGTATATCATCCTCTTTTTTGTCTAATTGTTTAGTATCCTctgatgttgttttctttgtaTTTCTTCTACCAAATACACTAATCCTAGTTTTTGTTTGCAGATGGAATATGAAGTGGTGGAAGAAATTATATATGGCTTGGAATCTGGGGTTTTATTCgggtatttcttttttttatcgcTATCCATAAACATCAAAGAACATTTAATTTGGTCTATGTGATGAGCCTCTGATATATCCAGTTGACATCTACTCTATATCCATTACCATGTGTTGTTGATTCTAAAAACATCCAAGTACCAATGTGCTTGAATGTGCGCAGGAACATAACTATAGCTGAACTGTATTTTCAGCTTGTTGCATAGCTGACTAACAGTTTTTAACTCATTTAATGACAGGATGGCATCTGTAGTATCAAAGATGGGTTTTGTATTCGTGGAGCAGGGGTTTTCTGCAATGTTCATTCCCATCTGCATCTCCATTAGCATATGCTGTAGCGGAACAGGATTTTTCTACCAGGTACTTGGTCCTTTTCCACTTGCTCATAGTCTTATCTGCATTTGAGTTCACCGTCGTGTATAACATAACAGATTATCTTCCTCTAGTTTGATATTTAGGTAGTTTATGTTATCATGATtctagtctttgttttttttttcccttgcTTTATCAGACCCGGGGACTAAAACATGGGAGAGCAATAGTAGTATCCACTTGCGCTGCTGTGGCATCAATTGTATCAGGTGTGGTGGCGGGAATGTTTGCTCTGGGTGAGAA
Above is a window of Brassica napus cultivar Da-Ae chromosome A10, Da-Ae, whole genome shotgun sequence DNA encoding:
- the LOC106430934 gene encoding probable magnesium transporter NIPA9; translated protein: MWESICLTLAATAGNNIGKVLQKKGTIILPPLSLKLKVIRAYAVNKPWALGFLMDIFGALLMLRALSLAPVSVVQPVSGCGLAILSVFSHFYLKEVMNVFDWIGITVAGIGTIGVGAGGEEQKASLISVFQLLWLALVVAILFVLLNAWLHIYKRQRREQELMEYEVVEEIIYGLESGVLFGMASVVSKMGFVFVEQGFSAMFIPICISISICCSGTGFFYQTRGLKHGRAIVVSTCAAVASIVSGVVAGMFALGEKLPTSPSGRLLLLLGWLLIMLGVVLLVTSSRLIRHLPRSFRRSRQTSVERGFNIRRTTSHTPKDTNPSAVIQAATLHHLLSSASKEKD